TGAAAAACCACGTCCCTAAGCACGCTCAAGAGATTTTCCGTGCCGCTTTTAACCGAATCGCGGAAGTCCCCTTCCTCAACAGGCGAATTTTTGTAGCCGTCAGGCGAAAATGAACGACTGTAGGGAGGGGATAGGGAGCGGACTGACGGAGGAACGGAGGTGCGAATCGTTGGCTAGAAACCAAGGCAAATAAAGATTAGGGGGATTAGCCGCAAGGATATAGAACCTTGACAACTGAATGACCATGTAGGTGAGAGT
This window of the Microcoleus sp. AS-A8 genome carries:
- a CDS encoding ChaB family protein, coding for MPYPTIEDLPDSVKNHVPKHAQEIFRAAFNRIAEVPFLNRRIFVAVRRK